The following coding sequences are from one Nicotiana tabacum cultivar K326 chromosome 1, ASM71507v2, whole genome shotgun sequence window:
- the LOC107812247 gene encoding uncharacterized protein LOC107812247, translating to MASTSAAYITTFTSNLHEIKQKPFFPSKCTDLFHPFSPLNLKNPKFFKFPKMTLSNEYEYVGTENFNSPRTSYNYNNATTAKFYKRMDSCLVIPPPKGKKPKAIIKFVGGAFIGAVPEVSYSYLLENLAREGYLIICVPYNVTFDHAQVTRQVFERFHACFGSILASGLPDSGLSAADIVDLPLYSVGHSNGALIQALTGSYFCEKIPKANIIISYNNRPASEAVPYFEQLGLLVGQMVPVISPVYSMAQSASGDALRVLLDTAGTIIPDYDPETVVSLTKFADQLPSVFGELAQGISEFKPTPSENLECFKNSYNVKRTLLVKFDSDTIDETDRLEETLKPRVESFGGKVEKIALTGNHITPCVQEPKWRVGAVYTPADAVAQVVKTVALNDTKGLCTTIVNWFDRIEEF from the exons ATGGCTTCTACTTCTGCAGCTTACATTACTACTTTCACTTCTAATCTTCATGAAATCAAACAAAAACCCTTTTTTCCAAGTAAATGTACAGATTTATTCCACCCCTTTTCTCCTCTAAATCTCAAGAACCCAAAGTTCTTTAAGTTTCCTAAAATGACTCTCTCAAATGAATATGAATATGTGGGTACAGAAAATTTCAACTCCCCAAGAACAAGTTATAATTACAATAATGCCACTACTGCTAAGTTTTACAAAAGGATGGATTCTTGTTTGGTAATTCCTCCACCAAAGGGTAAAAAACCCAAAGCTATAATCAAATTTGTTGGTGGTGCTTTTATTGGAGCTGTTCCTGAAGTTTCTTACAG TTATTTGCTTGAGAATTTGGCGAGAGAAGGGTATTTGATAATATGTGTGCCTTACAATGTGACATTTGATCATGCCCAAGTCACAAGACAGGTTTTCGAGAGATTTCATGCTTGTTTTGGTTCAATTTTAGCATCAGGGTTGCCTGATTCTGGCCTTTCTGCTGCTGACATTGTTGATTTGCCACTTTACTCTGTTGGCCACAG TAATGGTGCTCTTATTCAAGCACTTACAGGAAGTTATTTTTGTGAGAAGATACCTAAG GCTAATATTATAATATCGTACAACAATAGGCCAGCGTCAGAGGCAGTGCCATATTTTGAGCAG TTAGGTCTTCTTGTTGGCCAGATGGTTCCTGTTATATCTCCAGTATATTCAATGGCTCAATCCGCTTCAG GAGATGCGTTGAGGGTGTTACTTGATACAGCTGGAACAATCATCCCTGACTATGATCCGGAAACAGTTGTTTCGTTGACTAAATTTGCTGATCAATTGCCTTCGGTATTTGGCGAG CTTGCTCAAGGGATATCAGAGTTCAAGCCAACACCCTCTGAAAATCTTGAGTGTTTCAAAAACTCATACAACGTCAAGCGTACACTGCTG GTGAAGTTTGACTCTGATACGATCGATGAGACAGATCGGCTTGAAGAGACATTAAAGCCCCGAGTAGAATCTTTCGGTGGAAAGGTGGAGAAAATTGCATTAACTGGTAACCACATCACACCGTGCGTACAG GAACCAAAATGGCGAGTAGGAGCGGTATACACTCCAGCAGATGCTGTTGCGCAAGTGGTTAAGACTGTTGCCTTAAATGACACTAAGGGACTATGTACAACCATTGTCAACTGGTTCGATCGTATCGAGGAGTTCTGA